A single Bdellovibrio bacteriovorus DNA region contains:
- a CDS encoding HD family phosphohydrolase, with amino-acid sequence MQRGKQTKKGESPTTRVNYEDHSLKFLDWVDSIGLEKTFFGRIVQVMEEKFFIRRAALIFLYCVLLSYTIFYQLDVPYNFNVGDVAKFDVVSPIGFEMTDEVTTEEKRFKAEYSVPIVYDYDTSVFERVSVNLIHSFRTMRAYYRETKWSPIPSEHRRQVKDFFQHKKQFEKELGVVVSDFMFEWLIDLKFTPRIEAVIIRNLESWYDKKIAEAPDRFIPANQASVLARVVHKNNLGKEFPIPREEIQDLQAPENFEFDSKKDLNRFSESDQANLLYFARSLLVPNLTLNKQETASRRQSARDAVIPVTITIKKNQAIISQGSVIQPGQMAVIKQIENIRADKRKDIMALSMALMLSVAILVFFSYLKRFTMNKVKIEFKDVTVMMLIAFGAILFTKIYMFITDAAFASKMGHIIPPAIFLYAAPVAAGPMLVGLLISYGEIVWLFTAFLSVCLGIMVDYNYSFMFVSLVGGIAAARGVFNCKTRNDIYFAGVRTGVVNALMIAFILTMTKFDQEGGLKEILLSIPAGFLGGIFSALVTMMFIPLLESIFNYTTDVKLLELSNLNHPLLKEMIVKAPGTYHHSMMVGSMVEAAAEEIGANPLLGKVMCYYHDIGKMEHANYFIENQKPGHNPHDHISPFMSKTLLVAHVKDGIEMGMAYKLGKPILDGIVQHHGTTLISYFYNKALDLKKEDDPEISDQDFRYPGPKPQFRESALCMLADSIEAAARSLDEPTPARLQNIVRNIIQRKFSDAQLDECNLTLKDISKVEAAFVRILLGIYHQRIDYPRSAGGGLGDTNATSDR; translated from the coding sequence ATGCAGCGAGGTAAGCAAACTAAAAAAGGTGAGAGTCCCACGACTCGTGTCAACTATGAGGATCACAGTCTTAAGTTCTTAGACTGGGTGGATTCCATTGGCCTAGAGAAAACCTTCTTTGGTCGCATCGTTCAAGTCATGGAAGAAAAATTCTTCATCCGCCGTGCTGCCTTGATCTTCCTTTACTGCGTCCTTCTTTCTTATACGATTTTCTATCAATTAGACGTTCCTTATAACTTCAACGTCGGCGACGTCGCGAAATTCGATGTGGTTTCTCCGATCGGTTTTGAAATGACCGACGAAGTCACCACCGAAGAAAAGCGCTTCAAGGCCGAATATTCGGTGCCGATCGTTTACGACTACGACACCAGCGTCTTTGAAAGAGTGTCCGTCAACCTGATCCACTCCTTCAGAACCATGCGCGCGTATTACCGCGAAACAAAATGGTCGCCAATACCGTCAGAACATCGCCGTCAGGTGAAGGACTTCTTCCAGCACAAAAAGCAATTCGAAAAAGAATTGGGAGTGGTGGTTTCAGATTTCATGTTCGAATGGCTGATTGATCTGAAGTTCACACCCAGAATTGAAGCCGTGATCATTCGTAACCTAGAAAGCTGGTACGACAAAAAGATCGCAGAAGCCCCAGACCGTTTTATCCCGGCGAATCAAGCAAGTGTCCTAGCCCGCGTCGTGCATAAAAACAACTTGGGTAAAGAGTTCCCCATCCCACGTGAAGAAATCCAAGATTTGCAGGCGCCAGAAAATTTCGAGTTCGATTCAAAAAAAGACCTGAACAGATTCTCTGAAAGTGACCAGGCCAACCTTCTGTATTTCGCTAGATCCTTGCTAGTCCCGAACCTGACCTTGAATAAACAAGAGACAGCGTCAAGAAGGCAGTCCGCTCGCGATGCGGTGATTCCGGTCACAATCACGATTAAAAAGAACCAAGCCATTATTTCTCAAGGCTCCGTGATTCAACCGGGTCAGATGGCCGTCATTAAACAAATCGAAAACATTCGCGCAGACAAGCGAAAAGACATCATGGCGCTTTCAATGGCCCTGATGCTTTCCGTAGCGATTTTAGTCTTCTTCTCGTACCTGAAACGTTTCACGATGAACAAAGTGAAAATCGAGTTTAAAGACGTGACCGTGATGATGCTTATCGCGTTCGGAGCGATTCTTTTCACAAAGATTTACATGTTCATCACCGATGCGGCCTTCGCCTCAAAAATGGGTCATATCATTCCTCCGGCCATCTTCCTGTATGCGGCTCCGGTGGCTGCGGGGCCGATGTTGGTGGGCCTGCTTATTTCCTACGGTGAAATCGTATGGCTCTTCACGGCCTTCCTTTCGGTGTGCTTGGGTATCATGGTCGACTACAATTACAGCTTCATGTTTGTCAGCTTGGTCGGTGGTATCGCGGCGGCTCGCGGGGTCTTTAATTGCAAAACTCGTAACGACATTTACTTTGCCGGGGTCAGAACGGGTGTAGTCAATGCCCTGATGATCGCGTTCATTTTAACAATGACGAAGTTTGATCAAGAGGGCGGACTTAAAGAAATCCTTCTTTCAATCCCCGCGGGTTTCTTAGGCGGTATCTTCAGCGCGCTCGTCACGATGATGTTCATCCCGCTCCTGGAATCCATCTTCAACTACACAACCGACGTTAAACTTCTTGAACTGAGCAACCTGAATCATCCATTGCTAAAAGAGATGATCGTAAAAGCTCCGGGAACATATCATCACTCGATGATGGTGGGTTCGATGGTAGAGGCCGCAGCCGAAGAGATCGGAGCCAATCCGCTCTTAGGTAAAGTTATGTGCTACTACCACGATATCGGTAAGATGGAGCATGCGAACTATTTTATTGAAAATCAAAAACCAGGACACAACCCTCACGATCACATTTCTCCATTCATGAGTAAGACCTTGTTAGTGGCGCACGTGAAAGACGGTATCGAGATGGGGATGGCCTACAAACTAGGTAAGCCGATCTTAGACGGTATCGTTCAGCATCACGGAACGACGTTGATTTCTTATTTCTACAACAAAGCTTTGGATCTAAAAAAAGAAGACGATCCAGAAATCAGCGATCAAGATTTCCGTTACCCAGGTCCTAAACCTCAGTTCCGTGAATCTGCACTTTGCATGCTTGCAGACAGTATCGAAGCGGCGGCGCGCTCACTCGATGAACCAACGCCAGCGCGTCTGCAAAACATCGTTCGAAATATCATCCAAAGAAAATTCTCGGACGCACAGCTGGACGAGTGTAATCTAACTCTGAAAGATATTTCGAAAGTCGAAGCCGCCTTCGTGCGCATTCTTCTGGGTATTTACCATCAACGTATCGACTATCCGCGCAGCGCGGGTGGTGGATTGGGCGACACCAATGCAACTTCTGATCGTTAA
- the ybeY gene encoding rRNA maturation RNase YbeY encodes MQLLIVNESKHAVPRKFITEWMDEVVSELKKRRILKAAHAKKELTLVFLDKKPAQKINFEFRGKDYATDVLSFDSMDPISFGELVMCPEVLKRQAKEHKLSFQHELGYMLLHGVLHLLGYDHETNEKDAKEMFDLQDAVFEKLLKKLSA; translated from the coding sequence ATGCAACTTCTGATCGTTAATGAATCTAAGCACGCCGTGCCTCGCAAATTCATCACGGAATGGATGGACGAAGTGGTCAGTGAGCTTAAAAAACGTCGCATCCTCAAAGCCGCCCACGCGAAAAAAGAACTCACCTTGGTGTTCTTAGATAAAAAGCCCGCGCAGAAAATCAATTTCGAGTTTCGCGGTAAAGACTACGCCACAGATGTCCTTAGTTTTGACTCGATGGACCCGATTTCTTTCGGGGAGCTTGTCATGTGTCCCGAAGTTCTAAAGCGCCAAGCTAAAGAACATAAACTCAGTTTTCAACATGAATTGGGATACATGCTTTTGCATGGGGTTCTTCATTTATTGGGCTATGATCATGAGACCAATGAAAAGGACGCCAAAGAAATGTTCGACCTCCAGGACGCTGTTTTCGAAAAGCTTTTGAAAAAACTCTCTGCCTAA
- the prfB gene encoding peptide chain release factor 2: protein MNHRKSKAESALSKVSRRNFGGIFDLDKKKKRLDELAIQAENPALWEKPAEMQKLNKEKTLLERAVGEFDSFANRLSDAKVLLEMAMEAQDEGSFSEVKAEVDSLEKYGQDLELKRVLNGELDTNSAYLSINSGAGGTESCDWAEMLLRMYTRYADKHGYKVSVVEMTEGEGAGIKSCTLLVEGPYAYGYLKAESGVHRLVRISPFDSNARRHTSFASVFAWAEVDDDINIEVRPEDTRVETFRSSGAGGQHVNKTDSAVRMYHIPTGIVVSCQMERSQIQNREKAMKMLKARLYELEIEKRNAEKDAMNSQKKANEWGSQIRSYVMHPYQMVKDHRTDFETNQVDDVMDGDLDGFIMAYLKSQITTEAKPQ, encoded by the coding sequence CTGAATCATCGGAAATCAAAAGCAGAATCGGCGCTCTCGAAAGTTTCTCGACGGAACTTCGGGGGTATCTTTGACCTAGATAAAAAGAAAAAGCGTCTTGACGAGCTTGCGATCCAAGCCGAAAACCCCGCGCTGTGGGAAAAGCCTGCAGAAATGCAAAAACTCAATAAAGAAAAGACCCTGCTTGAAAGAGCGGTGGGAGAGTTTGATTCTTTCGCCAACCGACTGAGCGATGCCAAAGTTCTTTTGGAAATGGCAATGGAAGCTCAAGATGAGGGCAGCTTCAGCGAAGTGAAAGCCGAAGTCGATTCCTTAGAAAAATACGGACAAGATTTAGAATTAAAGCGAGTTCTTAATGGCGAACTCGACACGAACAGTGCTTACTTATCGATCAACTCGGGCGCCGGTGGGACGGAGTCCTGTGATTGGGCCGAGATGCTTCTGCGTATGTACACGCGCTATGCCGACAAACACGGCTATAAGGTCAGTGTTGTCGAGATGACCGAAGGCGAAGGAGCGGGGATCAAATCCTGCACTCTTTTAGTCGAAGGACCTTACGCTTATGGCTACTTGAAAGCAGAATCGGGCGTTCATCGCCTCGTGCGTATTTCTCCGTTTGATTCCAATGCTCGTCGACACACTTCTTTTGCGTCTGTGTTTGCGTGGGCCGAGGTCGACGACGACATCAATATTGAAGTTCGTCCTGAAGACACTCGCGTTGAAACTTTCCGTTCTAGTGGGGCGGGTGGACAGCACGTGAATAAAACCGACTCTGCAGTTCGTATGTACCATATTCCAACAGGCATTGTTGTTTCCTGCCAAATGGAGCGTTCGCAAATCCAAAATAGAGAAAAGGCGATGAAGATGTTAAAAGCGCGCCTTTACGAATTGGAAATTGAAAAGCGCAATGCTGAAAAAGACGCGATGAACTCGCAGAAAAAAGCCAACGAATGGGGATCGCAAATTCGTTCTTACGTGATGCACCCTTATCAAATGGTGAAAGACCACCGCACGGACTTTGAAACCAATCAAGTGGACGATGTGATGGACGGGGATTTAGATGGCTTTATCATGGCTTATCTAAAATCCCAAATCACGACAGAGGCGAAACCTCAGTGA
- a CDS encoding ABC transporter permease, with the protein MNKSLMWIAWRLLISRKTLFGGSAPLSLLGLVLGVAALVASMAVMSGFESTLKHAMADVSGHAQVVKRSRFPDDYKELEERIKKAEPTLVGSSRFVFIEAVLAHQGKISGILIQGVDTQEVGKVLNFKSRVMSGSADLSSSSESEVPLALMGKGLAAKMNLKVGDSFRVVVPVADAVDPSKFQRRVGEFQLQGILDLGKYDWNERFILSDLAATQKLADIGDRYSGLLLRFEDVDYARQAAFNLSHVLGSPYWVRDWRDSNENLFEAVSVERPGIFFVVLIITLVAAFNVSSTLLVNVVRRYKDIAILKTVGLSRKDIIKIFAFQGLFMGGIGLFFGFILGFILCLLFNFAQSRLGLVAGEVYRLDSIDVNIRFVDSIAIVIATLLICFIATLAPARRGGRLNPVEGLRNE; encoded by the coding sequence GTGAATAAGTCCTTAATGTGGATTGCATGGCGACTTTTGATTTCTCGAAAAACTCTTTTCGGGGGATCGGCGCCATTGTCTTTGTTGGGACTTGTTTTAGGTGTGGCGGCGCTGGTCGCATCGATGGCCGTGATGAGTGGCTTTGAATCAACATTGAAGCACGCGATGGCCGATGTTTCGGGGCATGCGCAAGTGGTGAAGCGCTCGCGTTTTCCTGATGACTATAAAGAACTTGAAGAGAGAATTAAAAAAGCCGAGCCCACGTTGGTGGGATCTTCACGCTTCGTCTTTATCGAAGCGGTTCTTGCTCACCAAGGAAAAATCTCTGGCATCCTGATTCAAGGTGTGGACACTCAAGAAGTCGGCAAAGTTTTAAATTTCAAAAGCCGGGTGATGAGCGGCTCTGCGGATTTAAGTTCTTCTTCAGAGTCGGAAGTTCCCTTGGCCTTAATGGGTAAAGGCCTTGCCGCAAAAATGAATTTAAAAGTCGGCGATAGTTTTCGTGTGGTCGTTCCTGTTGCTGACGCCGTTGATCCGTCAAAATTCCAGCGCCGTGTCGGGGAATTCCAACTGCAAGGAATTCTGGATTTAGGAAAATATGATTGGAACGAAAGATTCATTTTAAGCGATCTTGCAGCCACACAAAAACTAGCCGACATCGGAGATCGTTATTCCGGTTTGCTTCTGCGTTTTGAAGACGTGGACTACGCACGTCAGGCCGCTTTCAATTTAAGTCATGTCTTAGGTTCACCATACTGGGTGCGCGATTGGAGAGACTCTAACGAAAATCTTTTCGAAGCCGTCAGCGTAGAACGTCCCGGAATTTTCTTTGTTGTCTTGATTATTACTTTGGTGGCGGCGTTCAACGTCTCTTCGACGTTGCTGGTGAACGTCGTTCGACGCTACAAAGACATCGCGATCCTAAAAACCGTCGGTCTTTCGCGAAAAGACATTATTAAGATCTTCGCCTTCCAGGGGCTTTTCATGGGCGGGATTGGTTTGTTCTTTGGATTTATTCTAGGATTTATTCTTTGCCTGCTCTTTAACTTCGCGCAAAGCCGTTTAGGTCTTGTTGCCGGTGAAGTTTATCGTCTGGATTCGATCGATGTGAACATCCGTTTTGTTGACTCCATCGCCATTGTTATCGCCACACTTTTGATTTGTTTCATCGCCACATTGGCGCCCGCTCGTCGCGGCGGCCGATTGAACCCAGTAGAAGGGCTTCGCAATGAATGA
- a CDS encoding ABC transporter ATP-binding protein has protein sequence MNDTNVFLKAVDIHKSYSQGTGELEILRGISLEIKEGEALAILGSSGAGKSTLLQIMGTLDRPNKGELFCEGRDLLAMSDDELSRFRNAEMGFVFQFHHLLGEFTALENIMIPCRVAGEAPKAAREKALHLLEFMGLAERREHYPNQLSGGELQRVAIARALVRHPKILFADEPTGNLDSQTSGKIQELFFRLKEEMKLALVVVTHDLTFATKFPKVYRMKDGVWV, from the coding sequence ATGAATGACACTAATGTATTTTTAAAAGCCGTTGATATTCACAAATCCTACAGCCAAGGTACGGGAGAGTTAGAAATTCTTCGTGGCATCAGCCTAGAAATCAAAGAAGGCGAAGCTTTAGCGATCTTAGGTTCTTCGGGCGCGGGTAAAAGTACACTTTTGCAAATCATGGGAACTTTGGATCGTCCGAATAAGGGCGAACTCTTTTGTGAAGGCCGCGATCTTTTGGCGATGAGTGATGATGAGCTGTCTCGTTTTCGTAACGCGGAAATGGGATTTGTATTCCAGTTCCATCATCTGTTGGGCGAGTTCACGGCCTTGGAAAACATCATGATCCCATGTCGCGTGGCGGGTGAAGCTCCGAAAGCGGCGCGTGAAAAAGCTTTGCATCTTTTAGAATTCATGGGTCTTGCTGAGCGTCGAGAACATTATCCAAATCAGTTGTCTGGTGGTGAGTTGCAGCGGGTCGCCATCGCGCGTGCCTTGGTGCGACATCCAAAGATTCTTTTCGCCGATGAGCCGACGGGAAATCTGGATTCGCAGACGAGTGGAAAGATCCAAGAGTTGTTCTTCCGTCTGAAAGAAGAGATGAAGCTCGCACTGGTCGTGGTGACGCATGATTTGACCTTTGCGACAAAGTTTCCAAAAGTATACCGAATGAAAGACGGCGTCTGGGTCTAA
- the bamA gene encoding outer membrane protein assembly factor BamA, whose amino-acid sequence MSKLLCALLITSLSSTVWAAPAKKKTAKNTKAPVQAAAPVSSGLMIKTIEVTGNRKIEKDAILTKITSKVGGEYSALSIREDVEALFKLGFFNDIEVDRQVSGKDVTLTYKVLEKPSIVEITYEGNSEVKSEDIADATGIKPYQLLNMAKVKEAVEKIQKLYEDKGYFLAKIEAEVQNINKDETVRLVFKIRENDKVKVKKITFLGNKNLGDSQLKSKMLTQEGGFFSGLSGSGQYKQEMFERDVQILRFLYWNQGYVQAKVDRPQVTVTPDKKNIYITIRIEEGEQYDVGEVDFAGDILFPKQELYEAIKIDDNGVFAYDVLQKDISELTAKYGDLGYAYANVIPRTAFNAKERKVNLIFEFDKGSKVYFGKINMIGNSKTRDKVIRRELKIHEGELYNETRRRQSLENIQRLGYFEEVNFKTSIDPERTEVMNVDIAVKERNTGQIQLGAGYGTSQGFTLQGSINQANFLGKGQNLGASLNLSNTGSYYSLSFTEPYFNDTLWSVGGDLYQSANSARADYDEKHTGGAIRFGHPLAEFTRGYLRYKYDDTQLEEKFDSEEQSLTDRDLFPLETASGVTSSITATIDYDTRNDRQMPTKGMYASASYEYAGLGGDLKFTRMNTNFRYYKNLFWDVVWRNNISYARIDSLEGQDVPFSELYLLGGPYSLRGYRSYRVGKMKLSNKIKAKIIADNPGISDEEATKRAMRFYGGTQQAMYQTELQFPLVKDAGIMGAGFFDVGAADDILSEDNFFADVGFGIRWYSPIGVLRFEWGFPLNRDPLYHDATVFEFSIGPSF is encoded by the coding sequence TTGAGTAAGCTTCTTTGTGCATTGTTAATCACTTCGTTATCTTCGACGGTTTGGGCAGCTCCAGCTAAGAAGAAAACCGCTAAAAACACCAAAGCTCCCGTGCAAGCGGCAGCTCCAGTTTCTTCAGGTCTTATGATCAAAACTATTGAAGTCACTGGAAATCGTAAAATCGAAAAGGATGCGATTCTTACCAAGATCACTTCCAAAGTGGGCGGAGAGTATTCTGCACTCAGCATCCGCGAAGACGTAGAAGCTCTTTTCAAGCTCGGATTCTTTAATGACATCGAAGTGGATCGCCAAGTTTCCGGTAAAGACGTTACGCTGACGTACAAAGTTTTAGAAAAACCGTCCATCGTCGAAATTACTTACGAAGGAAATAGCGAAGTTAAATCCGAAGATATCGCCGACGCCACAGGAATTAAGCCGTATCAGCTTTTGAATATGGCGAAAGTAAAAGAAGCCGTTGAAAAAATCCAAAAGCTTTACGAAGACAAGGGTTACTTCTTAGCGAAAATTGAAGCCGAAGTTCAAAACATCAACAAAGATGAAACCGTTCGTCTGGTGTTTAAGATTCGTGAAAACGACAAAGTGAAAGTAAAGAAAATCACTTTCCTAGGAAATAAAAACCTTGGTGACAGTCAGTTGAAGTCCAAAATGCTGACTCAAGAGGGCGGATTCTTTTCGGGTCTTTCGGGCTCTGGTCAATACAAGCAAGAAATGTTCGAGCGTGACGTGCAGATCCTTCGCTTCCTTTACTGGAATCAAGGTTACGTTCAAGCTAAAGTCGATCGTCCCCAAGTGACCGTGACTCCAGACAAAAAGAACATCTACATCACCATTCGCATCGAAGAGGGTGAGCAATACGATGTCGGCGAAGTGGATTTTGCCGGCGACATCTTGTTCCCGAAACAAGAACTTTATGAAGCCATCAAAATCGATGACAACGGTGTCTTTGCTTATGACGTTCTTCAAAAAGACATCAGTGAGTTGACGGCGAAGTACGGAGACTTGGGTTATGCCTACGCCAACGTGATTCCTCGTACGGCGTTCAATGCCAAAGAGCGCAAAGTGAATTTGATCTTTGAATTCGACAAGGGTTCGAAAGTTTACTTCGGTAAGATCAATATGATCGGAAACTCGAAGACGCGCGATAAAGTCATCCGTCGTGAATTGAAAATCCACGAAGGGGAGCTTTACAATGAAACCCGCCGTCGTCAGTCTTTGGAAAACATCCAACGCTTGGGTTACTTCGAAGAAGTGAACTTCAAGACTTCGATTGATCCCGAGCGCACGGAAGTGATGAACGTCGACATCGCCGTGAAAGAAAGAAACACCGGACAGATCCAATTGGGAGCTGGTTACGGAACATCTCAAGGTTTCACTTTGCAGGGTTCGATCAATCAGGCGAACTTCTTAGGTAAAGGACAAAACCTAGGTGCGTCTTTGAACCTCAGTAATACAGGAAGTTACTACAGTCTTTCGTTCACTGAGCCTTACTTCAACGACACTCTTTGGTCCGTCGGTGGAGACCTTTATCAAAGTGCCAACTCTGCACGTGCCGACTACGATGAAAAACACACCGGGGGAGCCATCCGTTTCGGTCACCCCTTGGCCGAGTTCACCCGCGGATACTTGCGCTATAAATACGACGACACTCAGCTTGAAGAAAAATTCGATAGCGAAGAGCAATCTTTAACGGACCGCGATTTGTTCCCTCTGGAAACCGCTTCCGGTGTTACAAGTTCGATTACGGCAACGATTGATTACGACACTCGTAACGACCGTCAAATGCCGACGAAAGGGATGTACGCGAGTGCGTCTTATGAATACGCAGGTCTAGGTGGAGACTTGAAATTCACTCGCATGAACACGAATTTCCGCTACTACAAAAACCTGTTCTGGGATGTGGTGTGGCGAAATAACATCAGTTACGCGCGCATTGATTCTTTAGAAGGTCAAGACGTGCCGTTCAGTGAATTATATCTACTTGGTGGTCCATACTCCCTACGTGGTTACCGTTCGTACCGTGTGGGTAAAATGAAACTATCCAACAAGATCAAAGCTAAGATCATCGCGGACAACCCGGGTATTAGTGACGAAGAAGCCACAAAACGTGCGATGCGTTTCTACGGTGGTACTCAACAGGCGATGTACCAGACGGAATTACAGTTCCCTTTAGTTAAAGATGCTGGCATCATGGGTGCTGGATTCTTCGACGTCGGTGCTGCGGATGATATCTTGTCAGAAGATAATTTCTTTGCAGACGTCGGCTTCGGTATCCGCTGGTACTCTCCGATCGGGGTCTTGCGTTTCGAATGGGGCTTCCCACTGAACCGCGATCCACTCTACCACGACGCCACCGTGTTCGAGTTCTCGATCGGGCCTAGTTTCTAG
- a CDS encoding OmpH family outer membrane protein, with protein MKKMLIVLSMLMTASFAHAEAKVGYVDMQKAIQSTSAGKKAKTELEGEFNKKKKELEKKEADLKKMGEDLEKKKSVLSEDALGKKQAEFQEEMLKYRDVVGKSQVEIQKKERELTAPILEKMKKVIAKIAKDKGYTMVIENSQMVLYATPEADLTQEVIAAFEKEK; from the coding sequence ATGAAAAAAATGTTGATCGTGCTAAGCATGCTTATGACGGCATCCTTCGCACACGCGGAAGCAAAAGTAGGTTACGTGGATATGCAAAAAGCTATTCAATCTACTTCTGCAGGTAAGAAAGCAAAAACAGAACTTGAAGGCGAGTTCAATAAAAAGAAAAAAGAACTAGAGAAGAAAGAAGCTGATTTGAAAAAAATGGGCGAAGACTTGGAAAAGAAAAAGTCTGTTCTTTCTGAAGATGCTCTAGGTAAAAAACAAGCGGAATTCCAAGAAGAAATGTTGAAGTACCGTGATGTTGTTGGCAAAAGCCAAGTTGAAATCCAAAAGAAAGAGCGTGAACTCACGGCTCCTATCTTGGAAAAAATGAAAAAAGTCATCGCGAAAATCGCGAAAGACAAAGGCTACACGATGGTGATTGAGAACTCTCAGATGGTGCTTTATGCAACACCTGAGGCGGATTTAACACAAGAAGTGATCGCGGCCTTCGAAAAAGAAAAGTAG
- the lpxA gene encoding acyl-ACP--UDP-N-acetylglucosamine O-acyltransferase, whose amino-acid sequence MANYKVHPSSVISPEAEIADDVEIGPYCLIQGKVKIGKGTLVEGHVTLGSRHGILEIGENNHFSPGAVIGGPPQDVSYKGEPTKLVIGKNNTFREFTTVNIGTPKGGGVTSIGDNCLLMAYTHIGHDCHIANNVVIVNGCHLGGHCEIEENVTIGGVSALNQFTKVGRGAFIAGSSIVNKDILPFSRAQGNYATIRATNKIGLSRKGFPREEVANVHKAIRIIIMGSHTVDEGIERIKQECVMSPNIEYFINFIKSSKRGIAVDRSPKGWQDDD is encoded by the coding sequence ATGGCAAATTATAAAGTTCATCCAAGCAGTGTTATCTCTCCCGAAGCTGAAATAGCAGACGATGTTGAAATCGGTCCTTACTGCTTGATTCAAGGTAAAGTTAAAATTGGTAAAGGCACGTTAGTAGAAGGTCATGTGACCTTAGGTTCTCGCCACGGTATTCTGGAAATCGGCGAAAACAATCACTTCTCTCCAGGTGCTGTTATCGGTGGTCCGCCACAAGACGTTTCTTACAAAGGCGAACCGACAAAATTGGTTATTGGAAAAAACAACACCTTCCGCGAATTCACGACAGTGAATATCGGAACTCCTAAAGGTGGCGGCGTTACATCCATTGGCGACAACTGTCTGTTGATGGCTTACACGCACATTGGACATGATTGTCATATTGCGAACAACGTTGTAATCGTGAATGGTTGCCACTTGGGTGGTCACTGTGAAATCGAAGAAAACGTCACTATCGGCGGGGTTTCGGCTCTGAACCAATTCACAAAAGTGGGTCGTGGTGCTTTCATCGCTGGTTCTTCGATTGTGAATAAAGACATTCTTCCGTTCTCGCGCGCACAAGGTAACTACGCGACGATCCGTGCAACAAATAAAATCGGTCTTTCTCGTAAAGGCTTCCCACGTGAAGAAGTTGCGAATGTCCACAAAGCCATTCGTATCATCATTATGGGATCTCACACGGTGGACGAGGGTATCGAGCGTATTAAACAAGAATGCGTTATGAGTCCTAACATTGAATACTTCATCAACTTCATTAAGTCTTCGAAACGCGGTATTGCTGTAGATAGAAGCCCTAAAGGATGGCAGGACGATGACTAG
- a CDS encoding Gfo/Idh/MocA family protein, whose translation MTSQKLRAAVIGVGYLGNFHAQKYKNNPHVELVGVCDHFPAQADKIAAELGVKSFHRPQDLIGQVDLITVAASTLSHYEVAKMFLQNGVHVNVEKPITATVPQAEELVALAEKNNLKLAVGHIERFNPSVVEVKKNLKKPRLIELTRMATYKARGADVSVLHDLMIHDIDMLFFLSGTSEIESMIGTGSKLVSKELDTASVTIKMKNGVVGVINVSRVSSTMTRSVRVIEDDFTLFANTGIHELEKGEKGPGGDELVKYTKWTLEKADALQKETDAFVDAVINNKKPVVTGVDGLVALKAIEDVQRMIEG comes from the coding sequence ATGACTAGTCAGAAATTGCGTGCCGCGGTGATCGGCGTGGGTTACTTAGGTAACTTCCACGCTCAGAAATATAAAAACAATCCCCACGTCGAACTTGTGGGAGTGTGTGATCACTTCCCCGCACAAGCAGATAAGATTGCGGCAGAGTTGGGAGTAAAAAGCTTCCACCGTCCGCAAGATTTGATCGGCCAAGTGGATCTAATTACCGTAGCGGCAAGCACGTTGAGTCACTACGAAGTGGCAAAAATGTTTTTGCAAAACGGTGTGCACGTGAATGTTGAAAAACCAATCACGGCGACTGTACCTCAAGCTGAAGAGCTTGTGGCTTTAGCAGAAAAAAATAATTTGAAGTTAGCTGTCGGTCATATCGAGCGTTTCAATCCGTCTGTGGTTGAAGTGAAGAAAAATCTTAAAAAACCGCGTTTGATCGAACTGACTCGCATGGCGACTTACAAGGCGCGCGGTGCCGATGTCAGCGTATTGCACGACTTGATGATTCACGATATCGACATGTTGTTCTTCTTAAGCGGCACAAGCGAAATTGAATCCATGATTGGAACAGGCTCTAAGCTTGTATCTAAAGAACTAGATACGGCCTCTGTGACGATCAAAATGAAAAACGGTGTGGTCGGTGTCATCAACGTCAGCCGTGTTTCTTCGACAATGACTAGATCTGTGCGTGTGATCGAAGACGATTTCACTCTGTTCGCAAATACGGGCATCCATGAGCTTGAAAAAGGCGAAAAGGGACCTGGCGGAGACGAGCTAGTGAAGTACACAAAGTGGACTTTAGAAAAAGCTGACGCTCTTCAAAAAGAAACCGACGCCTTTGTCGATGCAGTTATCAATAATAAAAAACCTGTGGTTACAGGAGTCGACGGTCTGGTTGCTTTAAAAGCGATCGAAGACGTGCAAAGAATGATCGAGGGCTAA